Genomic window (Nicotiana sylvestris chromosome 7, ASM39365v2, whole genome shotgun sequence):
GGTGAAACATATTATTccctctttgacccaaaactgaTCCTACCGCAACatcgcttgcatcacacatgagctcaaaaggtaagctccaattgggtgtggtaataataggagtggttgtcaatttgtacttgagGAGTTCAAAATCTTTCATACATTCTTCATTGAATACAAACTTGGCatatttttccaataacttgcataagggattcactaccttagaaaagtctttaatgaatcttcagtagaaccccgcatgcccaataAAACTTTTAACCCCCTTAACTGAggtaggaggaggaagctttgagatcacttcaattttagccttgCCCACCTCTATGCCatgctttgagatcttatggccgaggacaattcCCTCTTCGACCaaaaagtggcatttctcccaattaaggaCACGATTGGTTTCTTTACACCGAGCCAACACCTTGtcaagatttttcaaatattCATAAAACGAGTCACCCATAACattgaagtcgtccatgaacaccttcaaaatgtcctccaccatgtcggtaaatatgGCCACCATACACTGCTAGAatatagccggtgcattacacaacccaaatggcatcctagaaaaggcaaaggtaccatacggacacgtgaaagtggttttctcctgatctttcggagtaatcaaaatctggttgtacccataatacccatccaagaaatagtagaaggcacgcccagcaagtctatcTAGAATCTGGTCAAGAAAAGGGAATgaaaagtgatccttgcgggtcactttattcagcttgcggtagtccatgcacacccttcatccggtgacagtcctggtaggaatcatctcattttgcgcattggtaaccatagtcataccacccttcttcgacaCACATTGCACCGACaaagtccaagaactatccgagatggggtacacaaccccaacATCCAactacttgatcacctcctttttcataacttcttgcatagcctcattcaaaCTCCTCTGATGTTCCACGAAGGGCTTggcatcttcctcaagaataattttgtgcatgcaaaaggcgaggCTTATCCTCCGGATTTCAGCTAAAGTCCATCTATTTGCCTTCTTCTATTTTTGGAGTACCGTCAATGTAGCATCTAcctacatgttagtaagacaaaaggaaaaaataactagcaaagttgaactagggcctaagaattcatacatGAGGTAtagaggcaacgacttcaactccacacgggaggttcctcgattgagggctttgttggtggagtcttcctactctcaagatccaaagagagctttcgaggctcataagagtaagagcccattccatgtaaagcattgacaCTCCACTcgaccttcatcctcatttacatcaagattcaacaataccgcctctagaaggtcctccacattgatcattgtactagtatcatcaactatcacttccgtgacaagatccacaaaagagaaCACTTCAGtactattgggttgcttcattgacttgcacacatgaaagaccactttatcatcacccacctggaaggtgagttcccctagttccacatcaactaaggccttcccagttgtAAGGAAATATCTTCCCATTATGATCGaaacctcataatctacctcacaatccaagatcacaaaatcaacgggcaaaatgaacttgtccacc
Coding sequences:
- the LOC138872818 gene encoding uncharacterized protein is translated as MTHQVSAIVHSMAPKLEDPDAFTIPCTIGSANFAKALCDLGASINLIPYSVFKTLGFRQPRATSMRMQMVDRTLKRPFCIVDDVLVRVDKFILPVDFVILDCEVDYEVSIIMGRYFLTTGKALVDVELGELTFQVGDDKVVFHVCKSMKQPNSTEVFSFVDLVTEVIVDDTSTMINVEDLLEAVLLNLDVNEDEGRVECQCFTWNGLLLL